A window from Sphingobium sp. EM0848 encodes these proteins:
- a CDS encoding phosphatidate cytidylyltransferase, producing the protein MSSELRTRATVGIVLIVMALGALFFGGFLFWLLLVVAGVLMQGEWGDLTGATPENRKLAMFAVSVPLAILCPAAAGVSWLAFTLMAAAFFFVALVGRSIKLALGVPYIVVPVMALLFLRGQAPYGYGLLLTFWALGLVWATDIGAYFAGRSIGGPKLAPRVSPSKTWSGLGGGVLAALLVGFLLYRFADLPVQLAAASGLLAVAAQLGDLLESWMKRRAGVKDSGRLLPGHGGVMDRLDGVVAAAPLAAICYMFLVLP; encoded by the coding sequence ATGTCGAGCGAGCTTCGCACCCGCGCGACTGTCGGCATCGTCCTGATAGTGATGGCGCTTGGTGCGCTTTTCTTCGGGGGATTTCTCTTCTGGCTGCTGCTGGTGGTGGCCGGCGTGCTGATGCAGGGGGAGTGGGGCGACCTGACCGGCGCCACGCCAGAGAACCGCAAGCTGGCAATGTTCGCCGTGTCGGTTCCGCTGGCGATTCTCTGCCCGGCAGCCGCAGGGGTGTCCTGGCTCGCTTTCACTCTGATGGCAGCCGCCTTTTTCTTCGTGGCGCTGGTCGGCCGCTCGATCAAGCTGGCGCTGGGCGTGCCTTACATCGTCGTTCCGGTAATGGCGCTGCTGTTCCTGCGCGGACAGGCGCCCTATGGCTATGGCCTGTTGCTGACCTTCTGGGCGCTCGGGCTGGTCTGGGCGACCGATATCGGCGCCTATTTCGCGGGTCGCTCCATCGGTGGGCCAAAGCTCGCCCCGCGCGTCAGTCCATCGAAGACATGGTCCGGTCTGGGCGGCGGGGTGCTGGCTGCGCTGCTCGTGGGCTTCCTGCTCTATCGTTTTGCCGACCTCCCGGTCCAGCTTGCCGCGGCCAGCGGTCTGCTGGCGGTGGCGGCACAATTGGGCGACCTGCTCGAAAGCTGGATGAAGCGGCGCGCGGGCGTCAAGGACAGCGGTAGGTTGCTTCCCGGACATGGGGGTGTGATGGATCGGCTGGATGGTGTGGTGGCGGCTGCGCCGCTGGCGGCGATCTGCTATATGTTTCTGGTGTTGCCCTGA
- the rseP gene encoding RIP metalloprotease RseP, translating to MIHNPGFLLTVLAFVAVIGPLVFVHELGHYLVGRWCGVKAEAFSIGFGPEIVAWVDKRGTRWRIGALPLGGYVRFKGDMNAASQTDPRWLEMPAAERAQSFPAKPLWQRAAIVAAGPAINFLFAILILATFAFVHGESRTPAVAGQVQPGSAAAAAGIVVGDRIVSLNGRKMATFEDIRLFAQIRPGEPVTIMIDRKGRLIEKQGKVGAVEEGDGFGNRFRIGRLGIAPGEPVIEPVSLARAPVVAIERTGQIVRTMVETLGQIVGGGRSVRELGGPLKIAEVSGQAATLGVESFVFFMALISINLGFINLLPIPMLDGGHLLFYGVEAIQRRPVSPQVQEWAYRSGLAVLLAMMVLVTFNDLSSFGLWERLSGLIG from the coding sequence TTGATCCACAATCCCGGTTTCCTGCTGACTGTATTGGCTTTTGTGGCAGTCATCGGACCGCTCGTCTTCGTGCATGAGCTGGGCCACTATCTGGTGGGTCGCTGGTGCGGGGTGAAGGCGGAGGCATTTTCCATCGGCTTTGGCCCGGAGATTGTCGCCTGGGTGGACAAGCGCGGCACTCGCTGGCGGATCGGCGCGCTGCCGCTTGGCGGTTATGTGCGCTTTAAGGGCGACATGAACGCTGCGAGCCAGACCGACCCGCGCTGGCTGGAAATGCCGGCGGCCGAACGGGCGCAGAGCTTCCCCGCCAAGCCGCTGTGGCAGCGTGCGGCGATCGTTGCCGCCGGTCCGGCGATCAATTTCCTCTTCGCCATCCTGATTCTCGCGACCTTCGCGTTCGTCCATGGCGAAAGCCGCACGCCTGCCGTCGCCGGGCAGGTGCAGCCGGGCAGCGCGGCCGCCGCGGCGGGGATCGTGGTGGGCGACCGCATCGTCTCGCTCAATGGGCGGAAGATGGCGACCTTCGAGGACATCCGCCTCTTCGCGCAGATCCGTCCGGGTGAGCCGGTGACGATCATGATCGATCGCAAGGGCCGATTGATCGAAAAGCAGGGGAAGGTCGGCGCGGTCGAGGAAGGCGACGGCTTCGGCAACAGATTCCGTATCGGCCGCCTCGGCATTGCGCCCGGCGAGCCGGTGATCGAGCCGGTGAGCCTCGCCCGTGCGCCGGTTGTCGCGATCGAACGCACCGGGCAGATCGTTCGCACGATGGTTGAGACGCTCGGCCAGATCGTTGGCGGCGGTCGGTCGGTCAGGGAACTGGGCGGGCCGCTGAAGATCGCGGAGGTTTCGGGTCAGGCGGCGACGCTGGGGGTAGAGAGCTTCGTCTTCTTCATGGCCCTGATTTCCATTAATTTGGGGTTCATCAATCTGTTGCCAATTCCCATGCTGGATGGCGGCCATCTGCTGTTTTACGGGGTGGAGGCGATACAGCGGCGGCCGGTCAGCCCACAGGTGCAGGAATGGGCCTATCGGTCGGGTCTGGCCGTTCTGCTGGCGATGATGGTGCTGGTAACATTCAACGATTTATCCTCTTTCGGTCTGTGGGAACGTCTGTCCGGCTTGATCGGCTGA
- a CDS encoding 1-deoxy-D-xylulose-5-phosphate reductoisomerase: MKTISIFGATGSVGMSTLDLVQRNPDAYQVVALTAHSDVAGLAAAARQNNARLAVIGREDHYEALKDALRGSGVEAAAGEEALVDAAKAGAEWSMAAIVGCAGLRPTMAALKAGGTVALANKESLVSAGALMMDAVGASGATLLPVDSEHNAIFQCLAGNRLEDVARITLTASGGPFRTRSRDEMRDITPAQAVAHPNWSMGAKISVDSATMMNKGLELIEAAHLFPVGLDRIEILVHPQSTIHSMVEFRDRSTLAQLGSPDMRIPIAYALAWPERIATPCQPLDLVRAGRLDFEAPDDVRFPALRLARQAAEKGGATPAILNAANEVAVAAFLKGAIGFLDIAMIVEDVLNRYSAPAPRQIDDVLEADAEARRMAGLVMERLTA; the protein is encoded by the coding sequence ATGAAGACGATTTCGATCTTTGGCGCGACCGGGTCGGTCGGCATGTCAACGCTGGATTTGGTCCAGCGCAATCCTGATGCCTATCAGGTCGTGGCGCTGACCGCGCATAGCGATGTGGCGGGCCTTGCCGCTGCCGCGCGGCAGAACAATGCCCGACTGGCGGTCATCGGTCGCGAAGATCATTATGAGGCGCTGAAGGATGCGCTACGCGGTTCCGGCGTGGAGGCGGCGGCGGGTGAGGAGGCGCTGGTCGACGCCGCCAAGGCCGGAGCAGAATGGAGCATGGCGGCGATTGTCGGCTGCGCGGGTCTGCGCCCGACCATGGCCGCGCTGAAGGCGGGCGGCACTGTCGCCCTTGCCAACAAGGAATCGCTGGTATCGGCGGGTGCGCTGATGATGGATGCGGTCGGGGCGTCAGGCGCCACGCTGCTGCCGGTCGACAGTGAACATAATGCGATATTCCAATGCCTTGCTGGCAATCGCTTGGAGGATGTCGCAAGGATCACGCTGACCGCCAGCGGCGGCCCCTTCCGCACCCGCAGCCGGGACGAGATGCGGGACATCACGCCGGCGCAGGCGGTGGCCCATCCCAACTGGTCCATGGGCGCGAAGATCAGCGTCGACAGCGCCACGATGATGAACAAGGGCCTTGAACTGATCGAGGCAGCGCATCTCTTCCCCGTGGGCCTCGACCGGATCGAGATACTGGTCCATCCGCAATCGACCATCCACTCCATGGTCGAGTTTCGCGACCGTTCCACTCTGGCACAGCTCGGCTCGCCCGACATGCGTATTCCGATCGCCTATGCGCTTGCGTGGCCTGAGCGGATCGCCACGCCATGCCAGCCGCTGGATCTGGTCCGCGCCGGCCGACTGGACTTCGAGGCGCCCGATGACGTCCGCTTTCCCGCGCTGCGCCTGGCACGGCAAGCGGCGGAAAAGGGCGGCGCGACACCCGCCATATTGAACGCGGCCAATGAAGTCGCGGTCGCCGCTTTCCTCAAAGGTGCCATCGGCTTCCTTGATATCGCCATGATTGTCGAGGATGTTCTGAACCGCTATAGCGCGCCTGCGCCTCGTCAGATCGACGATGTGCTGGAAGCGGACGCAGAGGCGCGTAGAATGGCCGGCCTAGTGATGGAAAGATTGACCGCTTGA